One Papio anubis isolate 15944 chromosome 9, Panubis1.0, whole genome shotgun sequence genomic window carries:
- the MGAT4C gene encoding alpha-1,3-mannosyl-glycoprotein 4-beta-N-acetylglucosaminyltransferase C isoform X2 has translation MKKILHFLPSADGILECLMLGKDMVRFVLRKTVQRSVAKGSRRCKKRMFKFHQMKHIFEILDKMRCLRKRSTVSFLGVLVIFLLFMNLYIEDSYVLEGDKQLIRETSTHQLNSERYVHTFKDLSNFSGAINVTYRYLAATPLQRKRYLTIGLSSVKRKKGNYLLETIKSIFEQSSYEELKEISVVVHLADFNSSWRDAMVQDITQKFAHHIIAGRLMVIHAPEEYYPILDGLKRNYNDPEDRVKFRSKQNVDYAFLLNFCANTSDYYVMLEDDVRCSKNFLTAIKKVIASLEGTYWVTLEFSKLGYIGKLYHSHDLPRLAHFLLMFYQEMPCDWLLTHFRGLLAQKNVIRFKPSLFQHMGYYSSYKGTENKLKDDDFEEESFDIPDNPPASLYTNMNVFENYEASKAYSSVDEYFWGKPPSTGDVFVIVFENPIIIKKIKVNTGTEDRQNDILHHGALDVGENVMPSKRRRQCSTYLRLGEFKNGNFEMSGVNQKIPFDIHCMRIYVTKTQKEWLIIRSISIWTS, from the exons AAGAGAATGTTTAAATTTCATcaaatgaaacatatttttgaaatacttGATAAAATGAGATGCCTGCGAAAACGTTCTACAGTGTCATTCTTGGGAGTTcttgtcatttttctcctttttatgaaCTTGTACATTGAAGATAGCTATGTTCTG GAAGGAGACAAACAACTTATAAGGGAAACATCCACACATCAACTGAATTCAGAACGCTATGTTCATACTTTTAAGGATTTGTCTAATTTCTCAGGAGCCATAAATGTCACCTATCGCTACCTAGCTGCCACACCTTTACAAAGAAAGC GGTATCTTACAATTGGACTTTCTTCAGTAAAGcgaaaaaaaggaaactatttaCTTGAGACAATTAAGTCAATTTTTGAGCAGTCCAGTTAcgaagaactgaaggaaatttcAGTGGTGGTTCACCTAGCAGACTTTAATTCTTCCTGGCGTGATGCCATGGTGCAGGATATTACACAGAAATTTGCGCACCATATTATTGCAGGAAGATTAATGGTTATACATGCCCCAGAGGAGTATTACCCAATCCTGGATGGCCTTAAAAGAAATTACAATGATCCAGAAGATAGAGTCAAATTTCGTTCAAAGCAAAATGTAGATTATgcttttctgcttaatttttgtgCCAATACTTCTGACTATTATGTAATGCTTGAAGATGATGTTCGGTGTTCAAAAAATTTCTTAACTGCCATCAAGAAAGTCATTGCATCCCTAGAAGGAACTTACTGGGTAACTCTTGAATTCTCTAAGCTTGGCTACATTGGTAAACTCTATCATTCTCATGATCTCCCACGTTTGGcacattttttattaatgttttatcaaGAAATGCCTTGTGATTGGCTATTGACTCATTTCCGGGGTCTGTTGGCTCAGAAAAATGTGATCCGTTTTAAACCATCTCTCTTTCAGCACATGGGCTATTATTCATCATACAAAGGGACAGAGAATAAGCTAAAGGATGATGATTTCGAAGAGGAGTCATTTGACATTCCTGATAACCCCCCTGCAAGTCTGTACACCAACATGAATGTGTTTGAAAATTATGAAGCAAGCAAGGCTTACAGTAGTGTTGACGAGTACTTTTGGGGGAAACCACCTTCAACAGGAGATGTTTTTGTGATTGTATTTGAAAACccaattataattaaaaaaattaaagtaaatactGGAACAGAAGATCGACAAAATGATATTTTGCATCATGGAGCACTAGATGTTGGGGAAAACGTTATGCCTAGCAAACGAAGGAGACAATGTTCTACTTACTTAAGACTAGGAGAATTCAAAAATGGAAACTTTGAAATGTCAGGTGTGAATCAAAAAATTCCATTTGATATACATTGTATGAGGATATATGTCACCAAAACACAAAAGGAATGGCTAATTATTAGGAGTATTAGCATTTGGACTTCTTAG
- the MGAT4C gene encoding alpha-1,3-mannosyl-glycoprotein 4-beta-N-acetylglucosaminyltransferase C isoform X1 gives MFKFHQMKHIFEILDKMRCLRKRSTVSFLGVLVIFLLFMNLYIEDSYVLEGDKQLIRETSTHQLNSERYVHTFKDLSNFSGAINVTYRYLAATPLQRKRYLTIGLSSVKRKKGNYLLETIKSIFEQSSYEELKEISVVVHLADFNSSWRDAMVQDITQKFAHHIIAGRLMVIHAPEEYYPILDGLKRNYNDPEDRVKFRSKQNVDYAFLLNFCANTSDYYVMLEDDVRCSKNFLTAIKKVIASLEGTYWVTLEFSKLGYIGKLYHSHDLPRLAHFLLMFYQEMPCDWLLTHFRGLLAQKNVIRFKPSLFQHMGYYSSYKGTENKLKDDDFEEESFDIPDNPPASLYTNMNVFENYEASKAYSSVDEYFWGKPPSTGDVFVIVFENPIIIKKIKVNTGTEDRQNDILHHGALDVGENVMPSKRRRQCSTYLRLGEFKNGNFEMSGVNQKIPFDIHCMRIYVTKTQKEWLIIRSISIWTS, from the exons ATGTTTAAATTTCATcaaatgaaacatatttttgaaatacttGATAAAATGAGATGCCTGCGAAAACGTTCTACAGTGTCATTCTTGGGAGTTcttgtcatttttctcctttttatgaaCTTGTACATTGAAGATAGCTATGTTCTG GAAGGAGACAAACAACTTATAAGGGAAACATCCACACATCAACTGAATTCAGAACGCTATGTTCATACTTTTAAGGATTTGTCTAATTTCTCAGGAGCCATAAATGTCACCTATCGCTACCTAGCTGCCACACCTTTACAAAGAAAGC GGTATCTTACAATTGGACTTTCTTCAGTAAAGcgaaaaaaaggaaactatttaCTTGAGACAATTAAGTCAATTTTTGAGCAGTCCAGTTAcgaagaactgaaggaaatttcAGTGGTGGTTCACCTAGCAGACTTTAATTCTTCCTGGCGTGATGCCATGGTGCAGGATATTACACAGAAATTTGCGCACCATATTATTGCAGGAAGATTAATGGTTATACATGCCCCAGAGGAGTATTACCCAATCCTGGATGGCCTTAAAAGAAATTACAATGATCCAGAAGATAGAGTCAAATTTCGTTCAAAGCAAAATGTAGATTATgcttttctgcttaatttttgtgCCAATACTTCTGACTATTATGTAATGCTTGAAGATGATGTTCGGTGTTCAAAAAATTTCTTAACTGCCATCAAGAAAGTCATTGCATCCCTAGAAGGAACTTACTGGGTAACTCTTGAATTCTCTAAGCTTGGCTACATTGGTAAACTCTATCATTCTCATGATCTCCCACGTTTGGcacattttttattaatgttttatcaaGAAATGCCTTGTGATTGGCTATTGACTCATTTCCGGGGTCTGTTGGCTCAGAAAAATGTGATCCGTTTTAAACCATCTCTCTTTCAGCACATGGGCTATTATTCATCATACAAAGGGACAGAGAATAAGCTAAAGGATGATGATTTCGAAGAGGAGTCATTTGACATTCCTGATAACCCCCCTGCAAGTCTGTACACCAACATGAATGTGTTTGAAAATTATGAAGCAAGCAAGGCTTACAGTAGTGTTGACGAGTACTTTTGGGGGAAACCACCTTCAACAGGAGATGTTTTTGTGATTGTATTTGAAAACccaattataattaaaaaaattaaagtaaatactGGAACAGAAGATCGACAAAATGATATTTTGCATCATGGAGCACTAGATGTTGGGGAAAACGTTATGCCTAGCAAACGAAGGAGACAATGTTCTACTTACTTAAGACTAGGAGAATTCAAAAATGGAAACTTTGAAATGTCAGGTGTGAATCAAAAAATTCCATTTGATATACATTGTATGAGGATATATGTCACCAAAACACAAAAGGAATGGCTAATTATTAGGAGTATTAGCATTTGGACTTCTTAG